DNA from Alnus glutinosa chromosome 2, dhAlnGlut1.1, whole genome shotgun sequence:
AGTTGTGGAAGGTCTTGGTATTCATGGAAACCACGTCTGGGTCTTCTTTCGTTGGTCTGCTGTTTCCGGTGGAGAAGGATGGGAAGGAGGGATTGGGTGGGGCTCGACCCTCTTTGGGTGGTGCTCTTTCGTTGTTTGCGGAGGTGGTGCGGTTAGAGGGTCTTGTCAAGTTGCGGATTCTGTCGAGTGAGAGGCATTAGCTTGATCTTCTCCCGGCAGTGGGACTTGCATCATCGGAGGAGGTGAGGTTAGCCATGGACTGCTCGGTGTTGGAGAAGGAACCGCTAGGTAAAGACTTGATGCTGAATCTGCATAGCAAGGGACATCCAGCATGTCTTCCCCCTGCCCAAGGCACACCAGTATTAGCGAGGAAGTCTTTGCCTCGTTTGAAATTGCGGGCGTGGAGGAACCTTCTAGTGAGATTGGTGGGTCGGGTAGTTGAGTCGTTATTGGGTCGCTCGTTTGGTTTCGGGTTGGGTCTTATACCCAATCTCAGTTCTAAAGGTTTTCGTCTGGGTCGGGTTTTGGCGAAGCCCAAATCCGAGAAGTGGATTGAGATTACGGGTCAAGGGCTCCCTTTGGATCTTGAAGCGGGTTTTGGGTCTACATTGGGTCTTCAACGGCCGAGGGTGACGACGACAGTCGACTTGGGTGGCGGGTTGTCTACTCCGACTAGTTCTGAGTTTTCCTATCCTCTTGAAGGCACCGGTTCTTACTTGATGGCCATTGATTTCTCTGTTTCCGAGGGATTTACAAATCTCTCTAGGCTGGTTTCTTCTGATCCGGAGTCTGCCTCTGCGTCTCTAGGTGTGTTGTTGTCGGCAATCTCTTCCCCTCGTTCGGCGTTTCTGGATCCCCTGTGATTGCGTCTTCTTCCAAAGTGAGTGTTCCCTTTGGGTGCTCAGACTTGGATTCTAACGGATTTTCTGAGGGGTTTTCTTTGGCTCCCGAGTTCTCTGTAGTTGGGTCAGATTTCGGGGTCTCTTAGCTTCTTTGGTGGCGACTGTGTTGGGAGAAATGATCCTATTTTCTCTTCCGATTATGTCAGAGAGTGGGGCTCCCATCTACCCGTTTGAATCCAAATCGGTTATGAGATATCATCGGAGATCGAAGGCAAAAACTGCTCAGATGGATATTTCTCTGTTTGACGAGGCTGTGTTAGCTCTTAGTGCTCCGGTGACACCGTTTTTGGGTGCTTCTTCTCTGGCCTTGGGTGGGACTGTGGTCTAGTCCTCGCCGAAGCCAAGTGGGGGAGTGGGTAAGTCTTCTCCGTCTAGCTTTCTTCGACGAGGCTTCCTTCTCCCGAGTGTCCCCTCTCCTTTGAGTGGTTGTGCTCCTCCAATCGCTGATAAGGAGGTGAATTTTAGGTCGGATGGCTTGATCCAATCTCAGAAGTGGCCAGTAGGTTTTGGCTTGTATGGGGAGATTGTTGTGTGAGATCAGGAAGATGAGGTTTGGGTTGGGGAGGAAGGAGACTCCCCGTACCCCTTGGGTGTCTGTCCTCCCgacatgcccttggattgggtgtCAGATGGTGTTGAGGATGAAGATTCGTCCTTTGCGATTTTGGATGctattgaaaatgatttccatcaGGTTAAAAAGGGTACGCGTCTTAAGACTAAAGGGAGGAGAGAGGTGTTGAATCTGGAAAGCTTCATTTAACTATGGTGATGCAAGCGTGCCCTCTAggagaaggaaaggaaaggctCAGGTGGTGTAGCATTGAGTGCTCCTTGTGGGTTCTGGCTTGAAGGGCTAGGTCCTTGTgggtgtgtttgtttttttgttgatgCTTTGAGTACTTCTTGTGAGTTTTGAGTTTAAGGGCTTAGGTCTTGTGGGTTTGTTCGGGTTTCTTTTTGTaggttgttttggttttttctgtGCATACTCTCTGTGTatctaggggcgccttacgctttttaataaaacatttcttacttatcaaaaaagaaaagttcaagATGTTTTCATATTTGGACcaagtgtttatttttttatgatgaaagTTGGTACAAATATAGGAATTTTAACTTAGAGCATACTCCGGTTCTTTAATTAGAAATGTGATTTAACTGTTTTGATCATTGTTGTCTTTGATCGTAATAATTTACATGCATCTTTTTTCTAGGGATATGCATGGCATTTTAGTATTCTTTGTTTACATGCGCCTGACATTTGTGTCCAAGTTCCTTTTTGTGTTGTCCATACATCTCCACTTGAACTCTTTGGGttagtaaaatatataatagGCATACATGATCTATCGTGACGGTGTTTGACCTATCGTTTTTTACATTTGCCTCTTGAcgtgaacctttttttttaatagcagcTTGTTTTGAATGGATGTTCCCTTGGGAGAATATGGCTTTCAATGAGGTCTAGGGGCTTTGTTAAAGGTTTGAGGGGTTTGTAACGTGCAAAGTTTATTCTGAAAACGGTGGAATGCTGATTAGTTAAAAATTACTCCTAGTTAACATGAGAAGATTTAACATGCCCTTTACAGATAGGGTGGGTTTAGAAAATGGATTCTAGTCTTGAGTCTTCTTAGACTTAGCATAGCCTAACGTTTATTCATTTGAACTACTCTGACAGGTTAGCCAGACTTCAGGTGGTAAATGTTTGACCTCTTCATCTTCTCGATCCACATTTTCCATCttccaattattttcaatttatatttacAACTTCGTGCTTGTTTGATGGATAATGTgacctgctttttttttttttttgtaacaatTCGTTTTTGACTATGGCCATGCACATTGGAATGCATGCAATATGCATTTTGATGTTAAGACCATTGTGCAGTTCTCAGGAGACGCAATAGATGCTTAGCTACATATTAATTTAACTATCTTAACCTATGTCCTTTTTGGACATACCCCATCTTTGACACATTGGCTACAATAGTACACAAGTTCGCAGGAGAAACATGCAAGTGTAAGCGATAGTTATGTACACTCTCCTAGCATAGATGGGAATATTCTGGTTCATGCCTAGGCTTTTTAAGACTGTCTCCCTCAATTGTTTGTCCGTGCCTTCAGCTACGCGGTTTCAGTTACCCTGTAGCTTTCATTGCTGGAAAGCAGGTTTGCAGCCCAATGTTACTGTGAGTCAGTTTTTTAGTTTATAATATTAGGGAATTATTCTGCTtgttttaaatgatatatttctatttttgaCATGTGCTTGATCTGACTGAGAGAGAGTTATGTGGTTGAACTCTAGTTCTTTTCTTACACTCTTTATTCAACTATTGAGCAGGCTATACTGTGATTCCCAACTTCCTTAATAATGgggtgaaatatatatatagggagtAGCTTTTGGGCATATCAATTAGAGACTTATTTGAGTCCTTCGAGAGCTGGCCACTTGTTACTTGCATGTCTTAAATTAACAGTGTAGAATGCATCTGCCAGAATTTATATTTGGGTTGATGAGCTTATTGTTAAAACTtctcttttctatttatttatttcttgtttttatttttatcttttttatttgtttgtatgAAGTTCTATTAGCATGTCAAGATCCTCTAGTAATAGCTGTAACTATTATTTCATGCCCTTGATGGTCTGATAGCATTTACTCCCCTCTACAAAAGgataaaatgaaaaggaaagaagaaagggaaaaaaaagagagaaagaactCTTGTTTTTCTTGCAGGTGTTAAAAATATGTGCTTTtttcgcttttaatgatatttcgttACTTATAAAAAGCACTTTGATTTTAGGAAAGCCTCTCCTATTCAAAAGTCATTTGTTCTACGTATTGACAACCTCGGCTGCAATGTGAATGAAGGccaattaaaagataaattcgGTAAGTTAAtcacttatttttaaatttttaatgatgTCTAACATTCTTCTCTTAcactctttatttcactattGAGTAGGATATCtataaaaaggttactgtagAGTTTGGCATGAAAAGTAGAATCATGTTTACGACCAttaaccctttttatttttttcacaatgCTATCCTTTCTTATTTTAGGAGTTCACAAAGCGCTGCTAGTTGTCACTGCCATTTGTGCTCGTAATAGCTTAGCACAACAACTAAAAACATTGTCGTTGATTGTTGTGTTAGCTTTCACATGACAATGAAGGCATacaaaattttcagttttctttttcttttcgtttttcttGAAGATATGTCCCGACTTTATGAAGTTATTGTAGAGTTATTGAATTCGTACATTAATGTGCTTTTATTCTACTATGCATGAATCGGTAATTATTGAAGGAACCTCTTATTATTTATTGACCATAAGGGATTTTAGTAGCTGCTGTTTCTTATGTTTATATTTCAATTtgcccatttttttcttttttaaataaaataaaaataaaaaataattttttaattttatttttatgtggcTCAAATGATGAAGGCCTTGGACTATGGTGGCATAACCATAAGGTCTAAGGTTCGAAACCTCTTGGGCGCAAACAACTCATTGGGGCCACACCCCTGGCGAAAGCCCGATTTAACTGATTCATGTGGTAGGCGGTGCATTACACGGGGCCGGGGTGTATTCTTCTAcggtgggtacacgaagtaaCCTTGCATCGGGGGTTTCctgtcatataaaaaaaaaaaattttaaaaaaaaatggtggtttTTTATGTTCTTACACGTGTTTTTGTACTCCTTAGGTATTTTTGGTGAAGTTGTTAATGTGGAGCTGCCAATGGATCACTCTGTAAGTTTATTGTTGatgccacatcattttttaaagcttGTTTCTTGTTTATAGGTCATTTTTTTCCTGGGGAAGTCATTTGAAACTTGTTCTATGTTTGCAGGGCAATCTTCCAAAAGGATTTGGATATGTGGAGTTCAAGGCAGAAGAAGATGCTAAAATGGCAAAATTTTACTTGCATGGTGTATGTTTTAGTGCAATGTTGGAGTAGAATTTGTAGTTGTATGGAAACATGTTGTGTCATGAAATTAATGCTATTTATTTGGCTTAATGCAGAACGAAATTAATGGGAATGCTATTAAAGTAGAATTCTCATTTGTGTCGCTACCCCTAAAAGCCATTACCACTTTGTCGAAAATAGACGCTCCCAAAACTAACAACATTTCTGATGGTGAGGAGGATAGACTCAAGCGGCATAGGGAAGGTATGCCCCTTACACTAGGTTCGTGGAGTGGTACATTGTACattttgttgttgtgttttCTAATAGTTCTTTACTTTTTGATGAATTAGCTTCTCCCTGTCGGAAGCCTCTTGCCTCACCAAGAAGGGGATCCCCTATACAAAGGGATGGTTCTCCTAGACGACTGCCAGATTCTCCTCTACGTCGTCGTGCAGATTCTCCAGCGCATCGTCGAGTAGAATCACCTTATCGACGTGATGATACACATCCGAGGAGGAGGTCCACATCTTTGGGCAGAGGTCCATCTCCACTGATGCTCAATACATCCCCTTCAAGGTTCGCTACAAATTAATATCTTGCTAGTTTCATGTAGTCCCTAATTTTGATGGCATTCAACAATGTTAGTGATTACATCTTGATGCTAATCATTATCGAAAAAATTGTGGCTATAGTCTGACAAATGAATGACCTTTACCTTTTTGTTAAATTACCTTTTGACTagtaattattttgatcatcttTATGCTCTCCAAAACTCTTGTAATTCAAGCTCAGGGTTAGCTTCTATTTTTTTCTGCCCGGTATATAAGAGGTTGTGGGGCACTTGAGAACTCTTGGCTTTTATAGGGCACTTGAGAACTCTTGGCTTTATGCACAAACATGTGTGTGGTGTTGTATGCTTATGTTTAGAAATTTATCAACTGCTATCTTGAAAATTACACAAGGTTTATAACAGTTTTTGTTATGGACTTCTAAGTTGTGGAGCTCTAATGGATGTTGTAGGATTGATTCATTTGAGGTTATGCCACCATGTTTGTTTAGGCTGCTGTACATGAGGAAGTGGTGGGGATTTCTATCTGTACATGTGCATCATACCTAGATAGGTGATGGATTTGTTGGCTTGTTGGAGAAGGAATACTGGTAGACATGGTGGTAGTGCAATATGGATGTAATTCCTCTCTTATGTGGTGcctttcaaaagaaagaaatgctagaattttaTGTAGTTATCATTACCCCAGATTAACATGCACATTTGCAGTCCATTATGTGTTGAAGCAAGTCATTTATTTAACCCTTTACTCTTGGCTAGAATGATATTGGTAGGTCATGGCATCGCCAGAAGTGTATGGATTCTCATTATCTTGTTAGTAGGCAATACCAGTATTTCTTTCTAAAGGCTAAGTTAAAATATGTCTATTTGTCcgttattttaatttgtaagtAGTGTCATGTTCTTTGTTCTTACGGTGCAAAGCTGATTTTCGCATCTTGCATAAAGCCTCTCTAGAGTAGAGGGTGATGAAGTCACATTGAAATTGAATCCATGTGGGTGGTTTTTGATGCCTAGGTTGGAAAAAAACCTGGTACCAGAGGGTGATGAAGGTTACTGGCTGTTTTGATTCTCAGAATCTCCTTCAGATTCCTGCTGAAACTATGGTTCCCAATCTATGACCAATGATTTCAGCATTTGAGATTGTCATGAATCTGAACCCAAAAAGTACCATTATCAAAACTAAGTTCCTCTAAAGTTGAATCTGCTTCCCAATTATTCAAAAACATAGGATGGCCTCTGATATTCCAGGGAGCATGTTCGATAACACGATTCATAGTAGTGGGAGCCTGAAAAGTAAAAATGAACCAGTTATCTTCGATATCCTAGATGCAGAAGGAATCAAGGAATCTCCAAGCCTGCCTAAGATTGGATCTGACCACTGTTCTAGGGATGGGCCTTGAGGAGATGATTTTTTCCACCAGAGTGGGAGGCGGAGGGGTATTGGGGGTTGGGGAGCTGGTTGAAGGGGAGGGGTGTTGTCGCTCGGGCTCATTGCAAGAGTTTGATGTATGAGGTGATCAAtatcagaagaagaaggattCATGAGTTAAGGGTAGGCTCATTAGATTGACAAAGCTACAAGCTGGTTAAGCAAAAGATGCAAAAGCAGGGAGAAGGTGCAGGATATTTTCGGGGACTCTACAAATAGAGTGGGGTTCGTTAGTGATAGAACTTACCCTCATGTGTTTTGTTAAGTTTAAGGTCATGGTTTTGAGGCTTATTGATGGTGGTTAGGAATCTCAAGGTTTGTGTCTATTATTTTCGATAAGGATTAGATGATCATATTTTATTAGTGATCATAGACAAAAGTTTAATCAGTAGTGAGAGGCTAGAGCTTGACCTCatttgagtgtgtgtgtgtgtgtgtgtgtgtgtgtgtgtgtgagagagagagagagagagagagagatgatcaaaacatgTCACTAAAAGATTTTAAGACAAAATTTCATGATTAAGAACATAGAGAAAATAGGAGGACAGATTGATTAGAAGTAATATGGTTCATAGATCAATACTAAGCAGagtgaaaagctcaaaagaACCATACAGTGCGCTATtgaacaacctttttttttatttgaatatttcaacTAATAATACTTTAGAATAATGAGAAATCTACAAAAACATAGCTACTTTTTCATGTGAAGAGTATTTAGTTCAACATCGAATTCAGTAAAATATTGGTCCAATAAAAATTGAGTGGTCCACTTTATATTAGATAAATTAGAGGTAATATATAAGTTGCAAACGATGCTGTTTGCAGGATAATATCCAATGCACTTTTCCATTccctctttctccttctctgGTGAACCTCATCACAGACTGCTCCATCTAGACTCGCAGATTTCTTGCTTTGCTATAACTTGAATCATGTCAGTTCTCCACTCAGCTAAGGCTCTGTtttcttgggaaaaaaaaattgtgaacacatgcatatttttgtaatatatatggGGAATAGATTTCCTTTGcagtaaaattttacttttggtGTAATGCCTAATTCATAtagtttaattgttcatattaGCCCTTGAACACTTGTCTTTGTTATTTCTATCTAACCTGGTATGTAGACTGACATTACAGTTTACAGTGAtgtgcttttttgttttgttttttgaccAATAATAACATTCCACAGCCCTCTTTTACACTAAATTTCTCAAACAGGTTGATGACATGTTAAAATTTGCCCATGCAGCCTCCGTTCCTGATTCCATAAAGGCTGAATTGTTGCTAAGAATTTGAACGTGTGTCAGGAGCAGCTCTTTGACACAGTAGCCTTTGTTCAGGAGAGGAGACAGATATTATAGGTTCCTTGGGGTGGAGGCAACCGTACTTTACTGTAACAACCAGCGGAATGCTTGAGAAAGTTTCATCCTTTTATTGCTATAATGATGAGAACTGATAGAAACCAGTTCCTTACGCATATAGTAATTATTACTTGCAAATATTTTCATTGGTAACGTCTTAGATTTTTGCTCTCTCATCTGGTATATGTTTTTCTGTTGAAATGAAACTTGGTAAATGTTTTAGGTATAGCTGTGTTTGTTTGGTTTGTAGTTTTGGTTACTTGGTGTTTGTAGATGATCAGGTTGTTCTGTAGTCTCTGTTTTTGTTGGGTTCATGATATGATGCAGACCAAACCGATAGTGAAATGATAGTAAAAGAACCGTAGAAGAAAGAGACGAATTTGAGTTGAAGAAGGGAGAAACGTGAAACAAAAGTTGGATAATTGCAAACCATCAATCTAAATTTTCATTCATCATGAGCTGTCGATTACAATAAAAACttactaaaccctaaccctaaccttaGGGAAACACCCATTTAATAACTTGCCTAACCTAGCACAATCTAAGACACTGACAATTTCCTTTTTAtcgaattacaaaaataaataacccataaaattaaataaaacataaattaaccCACCGAATTAAAAgcctaaataaaattaaaaaccttttTATCGGTTCATATGATAAGTGTATAAATATATCTTTTGTTTGAAGCCAATTAAAGTTTTGTTGAGAAcgtaaatttcttttttaatgtgaGCTTCGAGCAtatgcaaattgaaactatTGAACTCATCGTACGTACCTTTTAGTGAGTTGATTTCTGAAATTTGGCGTTTGGAAAGTTTTGGTTTGTCATATACAATTCTGTAGCATTTATTTTCTGGTgcttattttgtattctctctgttTGGACTTGGACCTGGACGTTGACTTTAGACAATTTTGATTGTAATTTGCTGGTGCCAGCAGTGTCCTTTTTCTTAGAAGGGAATTGTCATTGTTCTCTATCTATTAAGAGTTGAAACACAAAGGATTTGGATGGAGAGCCAATGCTCGATAGGATGGCTATTTGTAATATACACAGTCCCATTCACAAAATGcagatatcacttttagatgtTTGCATTCGCAGCATGTTTTTAATAACTGCATCTGCACAGTTGTTGCGCTTATTATCTATTATCTGCATATTAGATAATGGGCCTATGTTAGTCTTTTTagacgattttgaaaataattcagacaaaattttagtgtttttggctagttttaatttttttaagccctaatcttttgaaaatatattgattttacattacttttttctttttttcttttatattataCAAGAAAGCAACACAACCAAGGAAACCAATACATgtgtatttatgtgtgtgtgtatatatatatatttttttgctgTGTGGATGGGGTATCCAACACCTTCGATCACtgcaaaataaatgaaatttagaCAAAGGAACTTGCTGGAGTGGCCAACGTGGGATAattctgatgcctaagtcagatgATATTTTGAGTGTAGAAAATACTTAAGGTAATTGTAAAGTTAAGGAATAAGGAAGGTTCAAAAGTCCGCTTATTGTGCCGCTCTTATGATATATATAGTCGCTTGATTCGTTTGATTCCTAGTATCTCACTATTCTTCGTACTCGAATTGAATGACTCCATTGTCACATCCTACGTGGTTATGAAAGTTTAGGTATACTTAAGCATACTTGGTCACATCAATATCCTCAAATCGTGCGAAAGCATGGCTCGATGATTTCTTGTATGGCGTAGGTCTTGTCACATCATTGTCAGCATCCCGTATTAAATGGCGAGTCAATCTCTTAGCGATAGGGTTTGTTTACCAACCCTCCGTTCGACATGAAGACATTCTGATTGTTGGTGATCGGGGTAATCTGTCTGTAATTGGGCCTCAACAAATTTGGCCTCCTAAGATGATCATTGGGGAATTGGGCCTGTACATGTTGGCCTGGTTCCTAACAAAACGGTCTGATGCTAACAAGCATCTTGCTACAACCAACAACCAGCCATACAAATACAAAATCTCAATCTTACGAGATTTAACACTATATATCACCCTATCCACAAAGAAACTGAAACAACTACATtcccaaagaaagaaaaaacaacataaacaaacatCTTTACAACCCAGCAACAGCAACACAGTAAAACAAAGCCATAAGTTGTTCAAACCCCTCACGACATAATGGCAGAAATCCTTCACCGTTTGCAATGCCCAATCTGAAGTTGTTGTCCCTGTACAATCATTATGTTCAGTGCACCAGGGGGACAACTCAAAGGCTCAAAGGAAATGGATTCATCCCATGAGAAAATTTCCAATTCCGAGCAAGGCAGAGACTATTCTCTTCTACACAAGTTACAACGCAAATCATCCCTAGCCAAAGTGGAAGAATCATTGACACCTGAAGAACTATCATGTCCCACACTGAGATCACGCCTACTCTCCTTAAACTGATTAGAGTGTTGTTTCCCTTACCAACATCCACCCCaccacccaaaaaagaaaaaagaaaaaagaaaaactgctCAGAAGATGATTTCAACGGGGGTAGATTAAAGTCCGAAATCAAGACCCTTTTACCACCAGTGCCCAACGTTGATCTGTTCCTACACTAAAGGCTCATCTTCTGCAGCCAGACCACCACTCCCCATGAGTTTAGCGTCGGCGACACTGACTGCAGATAACCATCCAAATTCGGAAGCGTTAGCGTCAGAACCAACCAATAGCTcataattcatccaaaaaaaaaaccaatagcTCATAACTGGAAATGATCTTCTTTGCCTTATCACCTACGAAATTTGGGAGTGGAGATTTAAAGAAAGGTTGTGCATGGCTGAGTGTCCGCCCGACGAGATCTTTGATAGATGCTGCTGGCGGGAGGAATCACTATCGGTCTCCGAAATCCCAGCTTCTCTCTCGTCTGAATGGCAGAAGcagcaaattaaaaaaatgcaaaattgtcGGAAAATTTGTTACTTCCAAGAAGATTGACAGCTAGTAGGCCAAATTTTATTCAGTAAGACGTGGTGCTAGGATCGTCTGTTTCCTTGTTTGGACCAATGTCTTTCCTTGGGAGAAAGTGAAGTACAGAGCCATTTTTTTGCCTGAtattttgatgatttgagaaagGGCATTGGCATGTCAGTGCTGTGTGAATTGAGTTCTATTTGCGTCAGGCTTTGAGAATTCTCTAGAAAATATGAGGTGCTTGATATGCTTGTGCAACTGATGATGGTTCTTCTCCTTTTTGGCGCTCTTCTTGCACACCCCCTTCTCTTCCcaattgatttgtaataattttgtttcagctACGTACATTGCGTTTTCTTACAGTGTAAGTTACCatcttccttttattttgacCAAAGATAATGCTTGGGGATGAAATATTTGGATTTTGCTTTTTCCTTCTAGTTTTCTGTTCTCCTAAATCATGTTTTAATTACTTCATGTTCTCCTAAAAAGCAACTTGGGTGTCAAACCGGCCTCATGACCTAAAATTTTATTCCCACAACCATAATATAtaccatattatatatatagctcctGATATTCTTCTACTAAAAGAATTTGATAGTATAGTATATATCCATTTCTTAGATATCTCACAATTGCATATATTGAAATTAAAGAGAATCATGAGCTggtcaaaattataatataagatcttaaaaaatacatgcagTCTGATAATTAAGTCAATAAACATCTCATTAATTACAACTTGATGAGTTCCCAAGCAATCAACCAAATCGCTTAACTCACAACTTCAATCAAAagattctcccttttttttttttttttct
Protein-coding regions in this window:
- the LOC133861648 gene encoding serine/arginine-rich splicing factor SR45-like isoform X2; this encodes MGKPSRDRRSPSSGSSSSSLVDQTGSSSRSGVYTGSSSRSEVLTGSSSRSGAYTGSSSRSEVLTGSSSRSPVVPGSDSRSSFRSPSISRSLSRSRSRSRTPLRRVRSQSPITPPLRKRKASPIQKSFVLRIDNLGCNVNEGQLKDKFGIFGEVVNVELPMDHSGNLPKGFGYVEFKAEEDAKMAKFYLHGNEINGNAIKVEFSFVSLPLKAITTLSKIDAPKTNNISDGEEDRLKRHREASPCRKPLASPRRGSPIQRDGSPRRLPDSPLRRRADSPAHRRVESPYRRDDTHPRRRSTSLGRGPSPLMLNTSPSSLRS
- the LOC133861648 gene encoding serine/arginine-rich splicing factor SR45-like isoform X1, with amino-acid sequence MGKPSRDRRSPSSGSSSSSLVDQTGSSSRSGVYTGSSSRSEVLTGSSSRSGAYTGSSSRSEVLTGSSSRSPVVPGSDSRSSFRSPSISRSLSRSRSRSRTPLRRVRSQSPITPPLRKRKASPIQKSFVLRIDNLGCNVNEGQLKDKFGIFGEVVNVELPMDHSGNLPKGFGYVEFKAEEDAKMAKFYLHGNEINGNAIKVEFSFVSLPLKAITTLSKIDAPKTNNISDGEEDRLKRHREASPCRKPLASPRRGSPIQRDGSPRRLPDSPLRRRADSPAHRRVESPYRRDDTHPRRRSTSLGRGPSPLMLNTSPSRLMTC